A genome region from Deltaproteobacteria bacterium HGW-Deltaproteobacteria-4 includes the following:
- a CDS encoding SCPU domain-containing protein: MPALRFFIFLVVGCLSLIATPAWSAACRVNVTPLSFGFYDIFLPTAKMATAQVTIICNHKGDSPATVQLTLSAGSSGNFGQRGMMGSAGGAPLFYNIYISAGLSEVIGDGSSGSTAPSSLVDRTAPWVVTLYGSIPPRQPVLVGTYTDSLIATIYY; the protein is encoded by the coding sequence ATGCCAGCCCTTAGATTTTTTATTTTTCTGGTAGTCGGGTGCTTGAGTCTGATCGCTACCCCCGCCTGGTCGGCGGCGTGCCGGGTGAATGTGACGCCTCTGAGCTTCGGTTTTTACGATATATTTTTGCCGACAGCCAAAATGGCAACGGCCCAGGTGACGATCATCTGTAATCACAAAGGAGATTCGCCGGCAACCGTGCAGCTCACGCTCTCTGCCGGAAGTTCCGGCAATTTCGGCCAGCGGGGAATGATGGGGAGTGCCGGCGGAGCCCCTCTTTTCTACAATATCTACATCAGTGCCGGATTGTCGGAAGTGATCGGCGATGGTAGCAGTGGTTCGACAGCGCCCTCCTCGCTGGTGGACAGGACCGCCCCCTGGGTCGTCACGCTTTACGGCAGCATCCCCCCGCGGCAACCCGTCCTGGTCGGCACCTATACCGACAGCCTGATCGCTACCATCTATTACTGA